Within the Bombus vancouverensis nearcticus chromosome 10, iyBomVanc1_principal, whole genome shotgun sequence genome, the region CAGATGTAGAAACGACCGAAGTAGATGAGGAATCTTGTTCAGAATGTGATGTAGATGCAGAACATTATCGTATATGTTTAGTATGTTCTCATGGTAAAAATAGCAGCAAAGATATGATTCCAGAAAAAGACTTAAAGTTACAGAGGtaacattaattaattatacagtTACATAAAATGGTATATTATAAGTTTAGAATGCTGACTTTTTTTAGTACACCTAAGttacattaattttaataacacCTGTATTATTTGAATAGGAAAATACTTAGGCATGCACAGCGATTGGCAAACCCTGTATGGTATCGTAATAGTCGACAAACCTTGCTTAGATTAAGACAGTTACACTCAGAAAGGTTTCaggtatacatataaatatagcTTCAAGAATAAAAAACCATAtgtttaatttgttatttatacaTAATTGTGCTTTATGTTATaggatatttgtttattttcggATGTAGCTGCTCGTTTAGGTAGTAATACATATAGGATGCAAGCACGGCGatttttacaagaattatttcTAGATTCTACATTCGAAGCAGTAAGTTGTCATAAAAAGATTAGAGTCACGACGTGCAAGAGAAGTTTCTAATTTTGACGTTGTAACACAGCTTTATGTAGAAGCAGCTAATGTTTTAAAACTAAACGATGGTAATGGTGATGAATCCTTGCAATCTCCCATTTCCACGGCGCTTGAACCCGACTCCCGTGTGCCTTCCGAAAGTAAGGTCAATGGAAGACTTACTTTTTCTGAGATTCAAGTAGCACAGCTAGATGCTGTTGCTGAAGAGGCGGGAGGTGATTCCTGTGTGACTCAACAATGCAATAAACCACAAGAGCTTCTGCGCAAACCAGAACGGAGAAGCGACGAAAAGATAATAGCCGAAATTTTAAAACCAGAAGAAAGAATACGTTTATCAAAAAGTTCTGATAGATTATTAAAAGTATCAGGTACAAACACTGCCATCAGTCTTGATTAGTAGTCACCAACTTTCAAACAgttgtaaatattttgtattaaagtaattacaaaatatgaaataaattacaCTGCCAAAATAGGATGTAACAATATCCCTACTAAAATAtagtaatagaaaatgatatatatataatatatatatatatatatataatatatatatatatatataatatatatatataatatatatatatattatatatattatatatatatttattatatatatatataatcctTTTTCTCGATTGATTCATATATAAGAAAGTATGGAGTCAACGTAGGAAAAGATTATACCATTGGTAGTGGGTAGTATTGGAATTACAGGTTGTAATCTTATTCCATGCTGAATCGATAACACCGCATGTGATATGAAGTGAAAATAGTATGTCAGGTCTATATTATATTTCGCCTGTGGTATAAGATAGTAGTTTTCCATATTCGTTGCCAGATGGCAATATGAACGTATAGCAATTGTAGTACAATTCGAACTTGGTCTTTATcagttttttttatataattattgtaaGTGATTTATTCTACCAGAGAGATTCTACTTGTTTGATACTAACAAAGTATTTGTTTTTATGCGTGAgttacaaaattaataattgtcAGTCAAAGTGtactaatatgtaatatatttaatgaCTCCAAGAACAGAAtaagaatttcaaattttttacttGATTAATAACCATATTGTTACTGTGCTATCATTTTCTAACTCtgtcttttattatttaagtgatttaaaatgtatttacaaatgtatttataattttttcatactttttatatcaaagAATTAAACTCATATTGTGACATGGTCAATATCatgttttatttttacaaatttttcaatttcatcaaatctgtaaaaaataaaggaaaggttcaagtttaaaaatttaaatgctTCCATAGATTCCATGAAACATGTCTGAAGGTAAAAGGATTATACTTGTAACTGGTGGAACAGGACTAGTTGGTAGAGCTATTGAACATGTcatcgaaacaaataaaaatgaaaatgaaaaatggatATTTGTAGGTTCTAAAGATGCAGACTTAtggtaaattatttattaattgtcaTATATCAGTACACTACTTAGTTAAGCTATAGGTGAAATATATTGTATTTCCAGTGATAAAAAGGACACAgagaaattatttgagaaacataaACCTACACACGTTATTCATTTAGCTGCTATGGTTGGTGGCTTGTTCCATAATATGACTCACAATTTGGACTTTCTGGTAAAGGAATAAAATCTTGACTAATgcctgttttattatttttaaattgatgGAAATGTATGTTATAAATTTCTAGCGCAGGAATATTCACATGAACGATAATGTATTACAAACTGCTCATGAAAATGACATTGTCAAGGTCATATCATGTTTGTCAACTTGCATATTTCCTGATAAAACAACATATCCTATTGATGAAACCATGGTAACATTCCCTTTTATATTAGTAATTTTTAAGGCTTTGCTTTTTATATATTCTTATCTTACCTATAGTATCCTCTATTATCTTAAtatctattatatctatattaatATCTATTATCTAATGTTTATTTCCTTAGATTCACAATGGTCCACCACATCCATCAAATTATGGTTACAGTTATGCCAAGCGTCTTATAGATATTCAAAATAGAGGTTATTATGACCAGTATCATAGAATTTATACTAGTATCGTTCCATGCAATGTGTTTGGGCCAAATGATAATTTTCATCCCAGTGCCAGTCATGTTATACCAGGCTTAATACGCAGACTTTATGATTTAATAAAAGATGGTacaatatttttccaataagatttttataaattatcaattgttttaAAGAATATTGTTGGCATCTGTTGGTATATATTTTAGGAAATACTGAAGATAAGGTATTTACCATATTAGGTTCTGGGAAGCCACTgagacaatttatttatagtttAGACTTAGCTAACTTAATAATATGGGTATTGAGAGAGTATAACTCTGTGGAACCAATTATATTATCAGGTAAATCAAAAAGATCGATTAAACATATGGTATATATCGGTATatgttatttgaaatttatctaTCTTTGACACAGTTGACGAATCCCAGGAAGTTACAATTTCTCAAGTAGCTGAGGCAATTGCACAagcttttaattttaaaggaaaGCTGGTATATGATACGTCTGCTGCCGATGGGCAGTATAAAAAAACAGCAAGCAATGcaaaattacgaaaatatttaCCAAATTTTCAATTCACACCATTTAATCAAGCCATTAAAAATACCGTTGACTGGTATATAAAAAACTATGATCGAGCGAGAAATTAGTAAACGTTGAGAACTAATTAATGTTTCATTCACGCTAATTTTGGTTCTGTACAAAATTAGGAAAATAAGATGACCACTACTTTAAGCTTATATTGTACaatgtaatgtaatataatatctaCGGCAGGAAGTGACGAA harbors:
- the Gmer gene encoding GDP-L-fucose synthase-like protein — translated: MSEGKRIILVTGGTGLVGRAIEHVIETNKNENEKWIFVGSKDADLCDKKDTEKLFEKHKPTHVIHLAAMVGGLFHNMTHNLDFLRRNIHMNDNVLQTAHENDIVKVISCLSTCIFPDKTTYPIDETMIHNGPPHPSNYGYSYAKRLIDIQNRGYYDQYHRIYTSIVPCNVFGPNDNFHPSASHVIPGLIRRLYDLIKDGNTEDKVFTILGSGKPLRQFIYSLDLANLIIWVLREYNSVEPIILSVDESQEVTISQVAEAIAQAFNFKGKLVYDTSAADGQYKKTASNAKLRKYLPNFQFTPFNQAIKNTVDWYIKNYDRARN